In Passer domesticus isolate bPasDom1 chromosome 1, bPasDom1.hap1, whole genome shotgun sequence, one DNA window encodes the following:
- the LOC135287877 gene encoding C-C chemokine receptor type 8-like, whose amino-acid sequence MNPTSQFVGTTEYDYGYDENTAPCSEGNNFRRFKSLFLPILYCLVFVFCLLGNTLVLWVLLTRKRLTTMTDICLLNLAASDLLFVLPLPFQAHYASDQWVFGNAMCKIMAGIYYIGFYSSIFFITLMSIDRYIAIVHAVYAMRIRTATCGIIISLILWLLAGLASVPNIMFSQELEIEQALQCVPMYPPGDNTWKVGSQFAVNILGLLIPFSILVCCYTQILKNLQKCKNRNKVKAIKMIFIIVIVFFLFWTPFNIALFLDSLQSLHIINDCKASSQIALALQLTETISFIHCCLNPIIYAFAGVTFKAHLKGLLQSCGRVLSSPPGGAGAGQSFSAPSQLSGWSDSAGVL is encoded by the coding sequence ATGAATCCCACCAGCCAATTCGTTGGCACAACAGAATATGACTATGGATATGATGAAAACACTGCTCCGTGTAGCGAAGGAAACAACTTTCGCAGGTTTAAATCCCTCTTTCTGCCAATTCTTTACTGCCTTGTGTTTGTCTTCTGCCTCCTGGGAAACACCTTGGTCCTTTGGGTTCTCCTGACCAGGAAAAGGCTGACAACAATGACTGACATCTGCCTGCTGAACCTTGCAGCCTCTGATCTCCTCTTCGTTTTGCCCCTCCCTTTCCAAGCCCACTATGCTTCAGACCAGTGGGTTTTTGGCAATGCCATGTGTAAGATAATGGCTGGCATTTACTACATAGGTTTTTACAGCAGCATTTTCTTTATAACCCTCATGAGCATAGACAGGTACATAGCAATTGTCCATGCTGTCTATGCCATGAGGATACGGACAGCCACTTGTGGCATAATTATCAGCTTGAtcctgtggctgctggctggCTTGGCTTCTGTACCCAACATCATGttcagccaggagctggagatTGAGCAGGCATTGCAGTGTGTCCCCATGTACCCCCCAGGTGACAATACCTGGAAGGTTGGTTCTCAGTTTGCAGTCAATATCTTGGGCCTCTTGATTCCCTTTAGCATCCTTGTTTGCTGCTACACTCAGATACtaaaaaacctgcaaaaatgCAAAAACCGGAACAAGGTCAAGGCAATCAAGATGATCTTCATCATCGTCAttgtcttcttcctcttctggaCTCCTTTCAACATCGCGCTGTTCCTGGactctctgcagagcctgcacATCATCAATGACTGCAAGGCCAGCTCCCAGATAGCGCTGGCCCTGCAGCTGACAGAAACCATCTCCTTCATCCACTGCTGCCTGAACCCCATCATCTACGCCTTCGCTGGAGTGACATTCAAGGCCCATCTCAAAGGACTCCTTCAGTCCTGTGGTCGCGTCCTCTCCAGCCCTCCCGGAGGTGCCGGGGCTGGACAGTCATTTTCGGcaccctcccagctctctggctggtctgacagtgcagGGGTTCTGTGA